One segment of Meriones unguiculatus strain TT.TT164.6M chromosome 3, Bangor_MerUng_6.1, whole genome shotgun sequence DNA contains the following:
- the Rhoh gene encoding rho-related GTP-binding protein RhoH codes for MLSSIKCVLVGDSAVGKTSLLVRFTSETFPESYKPTVYENTGVDVFMDGIQISLGLWDTAGNDAFRSIRPLSYQQADVVLMCYSVANHTSFLNLKNKWISEIRSNLPCTPVLVVATQTDQREMGPHRASCINAVEGKRLAQDVRAKGYLECSALSNRGVQQVFECAVRTAVNQARRRNRRKLFSINECKIF; via the coding sequence ATGCTGAGTTCTATCAAGTGCGTGTTGGTAGGGGACAGTGCTGTGGGGAAAACCTCGCTATTGGTGCGCTTCACCTCTGAGACCTTCCCAGAATCCTACAAACCCACTGTTTATGAGAATACGGGCGTGGATGTCTTCATGGATGGCATCCAGATCAGCCTGGGTCTCTGGGACACCGCCGGCAATGATGCCTTCAGAAGCATCCGTCCCCTGTCCTACCAGCAGGCAGACGTGGTACTGATGTGCTACTCTGTAGCCAACCACACCTCATTCCTGAACTTGAAGAACAAATGGATTAGTGAGATCAGGAGCAACCTGCCGTGCACCCCGGTGCTGGTTGTGGCCACACAGACTgaccagagagagatggggcCCCACAGGGCCTCCTGCATCAATGCTGTGGAAGGGAAGAGACTTGCTCAGGATGTGCGAGCCAAGGGCTACCTGGAATGCTCAGCTCTTAGCAACCGGGGAGTGCAGCAGGTATTTGAATGTGCTGTCCGAACGGCTGTCAATCAGGCCAGGAGACGAAACAGAAGAAAGCTGTTCTCCATCAACGAATGCAAGATCTTCTAA